One Microbacterium sp. No. 7 genomic window carries:
- a CDS encoding endonuclease domain-containing protein: MQFSVGTGKGARAQGFPPSFKIDLALPQVKLGVECDGESHKNPLARERDQRKTAFLESRGWTILRFWNREILTDTSECVRRIDEVLQSMSTT, encoded by the coding sequence ATGCAGTTCTCGGTCGGGACCGGCAAGGGCGCGAGGGCGCAGGGGTTTCCCCCGAGCTTCAAGATCGATCTGGCGCTGCCGCAGGTGAAGCTAGGGGTGGAGTGCGATGGGGAGAGCCACAAGAATCCACTCGCGCGGGAGCGCGACCAGCGAAAGACAGCCTTCCTGGAATCGAGGGGGTGGACCATCTTGCGATTCTGGAACCGCGAGATCCTGACCGATACCAGCGAGTGCGTCAGGCGCATCGACGAAGTGCTCCAGTCGATGTCTACAACATAG
- a CDS encoding beta barrel domain-containing protein: MSKFEVGQEVILVEGFGQRSPVEVEVVKVGRTLVYIKHHGQEKAFYQKDGVERRSPNAVGYGDRVYTLEQWADRERRAAAIKRLSDLAVVPLAYSPWRCSTDALEQVIAVLEADLEKGA, encoded by the coding sequence ATGAGCAAGTTCGAGGTCGGCCAGGAGGTCATTCTCGTGGAGGGTTTCGGCCAGCGCTCACCGGTCGAGGTGGAGGTCGTGAAGGTGGGCCGCACGCTGGTCTACATCAAGCATCACGGGCAGGAGAAGGCGTTCTATCAGAAAGACGGGGTCGAGCGTAGATCGCCGAATGCGGTCGGCTACGGCGACCGCGTTTACACGCTGGAGCAGTGGGCGGATAGGGAGCGTCGGGCTGCGGCCATCAAGCGGCTGTCCGACCTGGCCGTCGTCCCGCTCGCCTACTCCCCGTGGCGGTGCTCGACGGACGCCCTGGAGCAGGTCATCGCAGTGCTGGAAGCGGATCTGGAGAAGGGCGCATGA
- a CDS encoding bifunctional DNA primase/polymerase, which yields MTQEKALRLAALGLAVFPVRERTTEERGRTKRAKTPYTYSGHKEGTTDADQIERWWSRWPEALVGVHAGASGLVALDIDMGTDMSTGEIKDGWNSLIEAGLDDLPQTVTYSTGSGGDHYIYAAPEGVSLGPDQNHVTPEGVRLDDVDRRGGSSYFIWWGSEIPDSRDAFAQAPDWLLTPSSPTRTHDDSATHDIPQAPFTGGVAEWLARCEAGEPAEHLREYLADIAERQGSIAHDEMIDFQRYLVGCAADHLEPGIPQLLDEFRSLYVDFPEQPGRSWAEEFDAGLRGAIEKYGTFAAAPRDIPAVDHKPLIAGLGNEFMAKWATLPAERTREKLRGHVAELISDALKAGRSPLEAAAIGWRSPAANAPEGLCALQFDKDSLPDVWNLTWHIVQHPLADRPGAEEVSGDRDPFPGKSVRLLSRAERASLAPWWGDEYMSVMSELRDGVMSEQYYRANRWIILSLIFADKAFLPLKDGGKIIFNFYALQLGPTKTGKSKSIEPIHAIVDMFYLGVDTPDIGGDATAAGLQQALLARDGKTSYFQADEAEAVLRSWSDEKNEFRGMKLRITDYWGGRVGAMQRSTMKEQSGKTARGFLTVHLTGIEDKLAEAIWPDDWLTGFLNRFIIARGQVKEITREQALVRIGQADGKDAAHKWYETWVAKFRQLATRLSPEGEPVAMDADEDVLLRHLDTQDALDAIADSLPGYEERLGNTLHKGRMDVAILKCAALVAITEGRRRIQMSDYLIALEQSEEWVENLLWAVQATDLTPRAREVARLADLIRANGGRMEVAKIKRLPKWQGRSRDVDSLLEELLSQRVIDKLTPDAKDRTRDIVRIIEEAQ from the coding sequence TTGACCCAGGAGAAAGCCCTCCGCCTCGCCGCCCTCGGCCTCGCCGTCTTCCCCGTCCGCGAGCGCACCACGGAGGAGCGCGGGCGCACGAAGCGCGCGAAGACCCCTTACACCTACAGTGGGCACAAGGAGGGGACCACAGACGCCGACCAGATCGAACGCTGGTGGTCCCGCTGGCCTGAGGCCCTGGTTGGCGTCCATGCGGGCGCCAGCGGACTCGTGGCGCTCGATATCGACATGGGCACCGACATGTCGACCGGTGAGATCAAGGACGGCTGGAACTCGCTGATCGAAGCAGGCTTGGACGATCTGCCTCAGACGGTGACGTACTCGACTGGCTCGGGCGGCGACCACTACATCTACGCCGCGCCGGAAGGCGTCTCGCTCGGCCCCGATCAGAACCATGTCACCCCAGAGGGCGTGCGCCTGGACGACGTCGACCGGCGCGGCGGGAGCAGCTACTTCATCTGGTGGGGGAGTGAGATCCCCGACTCACGGGACGCCTTCGCACAAGCGCCGGACTGGCTCCTCACCCCGAGTTCGCCCACTCGGACCCACGACGACTCGGCAACTCACGACATTCCACAGGCGCCGTTCACTGGTGGCGTCGCCGAATGGTTGGCGAGGTGCGAGGCCGGAGAGCCCGCCGAGCACCTTCGCGAGTATCTGGCCGACATCGCGGAGCGCCAGGGGAGCATCGCCCACGATGAGATGATCGACTTCCAGCGCTACCTGGTGGGCTGTGCCGCCGACCACTTGGAGCCGGGCATCCCCCAGCTGCTCGACGAGTTCCGCAGCCTGTACGTCGACTTCCCCGAACAGCCCGGCAGGTCGTGGGCCGAGGAGTTCGACGCCGGGCTCCGCGGTGCCATCGAGAAGTACGGCACCTTCGCGGCGGCGCCGCGGGACATTCCCGCCGTCGACCATAAGCCGCTCATCGCGGGCCTGGGCAACGAGTTCATGGCGAAGTGGGCGACACTTCCCGCAGAGCGCACGCGAGAGAAGCTGCGCGGCCATGTCGCGGAGCTGATCTCCGACGCGCTGAAGGCCGGCCGCTCGCCGCTGGAAGCTGCGGCCATCGGCTGGCGCTCCCCGGCAGCGAACGCGCCGGAGGGGCTATGCGCCCTCCAGTTCGACAAGGACTCGCTGCCCGACGTATGGAATCTCACCTGGCATATCGTGCAGCACCCCCTGGCTGATCGCCCTGGCGCCGAGGAGGTCTCGGGCGACCGAGATCCGTTTCCCGGCAAGAGCGTGCGGCTACTGTCACGCGCCGAACGGGCATCGCTCGCGCCGTGGTGGGGTGATGAGTACATGAGCGTCATGAGCGAGCTTCGGGACGGCGTGATGAGCGAGCAGTACTATCGCGCGAATCGGTGGATCATCCTCTCCCTCATCTTCGCCGATAAGGCGTTCTTGCCGCTGAAGGATGGTGGAAAGATCATCTTCAACTTCTACGCTCTCCAGCTGGGTCCGACCAAGACTGGCAAGTCGAAGTCGATCGAGCCCATCCACGCGATCGTCGACATGTTCTACCTCGGCGTCGACACGCCTGACATCGGCGGGGACGCGACCGCGGCGGGGCTCCAGCAGGCGCTCCTCGCGCGCGACGGCAAGACGAGCTACTTCCAGGCCGACGAAGCTGAGGCGGTGCTGCGCAGCTGGTCGGATGAGAAGAACGAGTTCCGCGGGATGAAGCTGCGCATCACCGACTACTGGGGCGGCCGGGTCGGCGCCATGCAGCGCAGCACGATGAAGGAGCAGTCGGGCAAGACCGCCCGCGGCTTCCTCACGGTTCACCTGACCGGGATCGAGGACAAGCTGGCAGAGGCGATCTGGCCCGACGACTGGCTGACCGGGTTCCTCAACCGCTTCATCATCGCTCGCGGCCAGGTGAAGGAGATCACTCGGGAGCAGGCCCTCGTCCGCATAGGTCAGGCAGACGGCAAAGATGCGGCACACAAGTGGTACGAGACGTGGGTGGCGAAGTTCCGCCAGCTCGCGACACGGCTGTCGCCCGAGGGCGAGCCAGTCGCGATGGATGCCGACGAAGACGTGCTCCTGAGGCACCTGGACACTCAGGATGCGCTGGATGCGATCGCCGACTCGCTCCCGGGCTACGAGGAGCGGCTGGGGAACACGCTGCACAAAGGGCGCATGGACGTCGCGATCCTCAAGTGCGCCGCGCTCGTGGCGATCACGGAGGGGCGAAGGCGCATCCAGATGTCCGACTACCTGATCGCGCTGGAGCAGTCCGAGGAGTGGGTCGAGAACCTTCTCTGGGCCGTGCAGGCCACGGATCTGACGCCGCGCGCTCGGGAGGTCGCAAGGCTCGCCGATCTGATCCGAGCCAATGGCGGCCGCATGGAGGTGGCGAAGATCAAGCGCCTGCCGAAGTGGCAGGGGCGCTCACGCGACGTCGACAGCTTGCTGGAGGAACTGCTCTCCCAGCGCGTGATCGACAAGCTGACGCCGGATGCGAAAGACAGGACGAGAGACATCGTGAGAATCATCGAGGAGGCACAGTGA
- a CDS encoding holin: MKKYFSLAFFDYAGERALKTVIQTLFVGGLLGAGLFGLDWLEIGSIAGGTGLASIATSVLLYKGDGTDNPNDTSVGA, from the coding sequence ATGAAGAAATACTTCTCCCTCGCCTTCTTCGACTACGCCGGAGAGCGCGCACTCAAGACCGTCATCCAGACCCTCTTCGTCGGCGGCCTGCTCGGCGCCGGCCTGTTCGGCCTGGACTGGCTGGAGATCGGCTCCATCGCAGGCGGCACGGGCCTGGCATCCATCGCCACGTCCGTCCTGCTCTACAAGGGCGATGGCACCGACAACCCGAATGACACATCCGTCGGCGCCTGA
- a CDS encoding peptidoglycan recognition protein family protein produces the protein MTFSHLTTRTSGNAGQHSSRSGRKIRGWIIHHAATASLDVVLRMMSTGSRQVSSNYVVEDGQRIGVVPEELRAWTSSSPRGDGENLTVEIVNDRIGSSSMDWTISEESYVSTAMLIAETSIRYDFEVSRETIIGHRDVLTKYDEGYATACPSGVNLDKLIRLANAFRDEMLTPIVIKPKEITMKHYQRLDATARATGRELKPGEGFYLHTDTGQATDKASNIVGGDGAYVITAHVYAEGTPGDIVDVKLVWQDTKADNVKNSPHYVERIEIGQDGTARRSVTFQRGVDRGFAVYARLDANRSNKGEAVRVTMLDTDAALFRAA, from the coding sequence ATGACCTTCTCTCATCTCACCACGCGGACCAGCGGCAACGCTGGGCAGCACTCTAGTCGTAGTGGCCGCAAAATCCGAGGGTGGATCATTCATCACGCGGCGACAGCAAGCTTGGATGTAGTGCTGCGGATGATGTCGACGGGGTCGCGCCAGGTCTCATCGAACTACGTCGTAGAGGATGGGCAGCGCATTGGGGTGGTCCCCGAGGAACTGCGCGCCTGGACATCGTCTTCCCCGAGGGGGGATGGGGAGAACCTCACGGTAGAGATCGTGAACGACCGCATCGGCAGCAGTTCAATGGATTGGACCATCTCGGAGGAGTCCTACGTCTCCACAGCAATGCTGATTGCCGAAACCAGCATCCGCTACGACTTTGAGGTAAGTCGCGAGACCATCATCGGGCATCGAGACGTGCTCACTAAGTATGACGAGGGGTACGCAACTGCTTGCCCCTCGGGGGTCAACCTGGACAAACTGATCCGCCTCGCGAACGCGTTCCGCGACGAGATGCTGACGCCCATCGTCATCAAGCCGAAGGAGATCACAATGAAGCACTACCAGCGCCTGGACGCCACCGCCCGCGCCACGGGCCGGGAGCTGAAGCCGGGCGAAGGCTTCTACCTGCACACCGACACGGGGCAGGCCACCGACAAGGCGTCGAACATCGTCGGCGGCGACGGGGCCTACGTGATAACCGCGCACGTCTATGCCGAGGGGACCCCCGGCGACATCGTCGACGTAAAGCTCGTTTGGCAAGACACTAAGGCAGATAACGTCAAGAACTCCCCGCATTATGTGGAGCGCATCGAGATCGGGCAGGACGGCACCGCGCGCCGCTCGGTGACCTTCCAGCGCGGCGTCGACCGCGGCTTTGCCGTCTACGCCCGTCTCGACGCCAATCGCTCCAACAAGGGCGAGGCCGTCCGCGTGACCATGCTGGACACCGATGCCGCGCTCTTCCGGGCTGCGTGA
- a CDS encoding NUMOD4 motif-containing HNH endonuclease, giving the protein MSTDFILAEEWRPVRGFEGRYEVSSVGRIRSLPRVVTRRDGVTSKVNGGIRRPSVKKSGYLKVSLWRDNSEFTAHVHSLVLEAFVGPRPPGLVACHGDGNPANNRVENLRWDTPSENNFDRGRHGTDHKRNRTHCPRGHGLIWPNLVNGKVLRGHRNCKACSRERARSHAKKVPFSLALANDQYQRIMSSASKGEAAA; this is encoded by the coding sequence ATGAGCACCGACTTCATCCTGGCTGAAGAGTGGCGCCCCGTCCGCGGGTTCGAGGGGCGCTATGAAGTTTCAAGCGTGGGCCGCATTCGCTCCCTGCCGCGGGTTGTCACTCGGCGGGATGGTGTGACGAGCAAGGTCAATGGGGGCATCCGCCGCCCATCCGTCAAGAAGTCTGGGTACCTGAAGGTCTCCCTATGGCGCGACAACTCCGAGTTCACGGCACACGTTCACAGCCTTGTCCTCGAAGCGTTTGTCGGTCCACGCCCGCCCGGCCTCGTTGCTTGCCACGGGGACGGTAATCCGGCCAACAACCGCGTTGAGAACTTGCGCTGGGATACCCCCTCCGAGAACAACTTCGACAGGGGGCGTCATGGCACGGACCATAAGCGCAACCGCACGCATTGCCCGCGAGGGCATGGGCTCATCTGGCCGAATCTGGTGAACGGGAAAGTCCTGCGCGGACACAGGAACTGCAAGGCCTGCTCCCGCGAACGCGCCCGATCGCACGCCAAGAAGGTGCCATTCAGCCTGGCACTCGCGAACGACCAGTATCAGCGAATCATGTCATCTGCATCGAAGGGGGAGGCAGCAGCATGA
- a CDS encoding phage tail protein, with protein sequence MPITPGGIFYPGRETPNDPTVWAAQMAHSMDTAGAAPPGAVVAFASNTIPNNWLLCNGQSVSRTTYSNLFAAIGTTYGAGNGSTTFGLPDMRGRVIAGRNTGDSDFSTLNHKNGAKTHTLSINEMPQHRHTGMYKFGGQMLTWRDTTGSGTLGGVRGSNDGEEIFTGLTGGTMAHNNLQPYIVLNWIIRT encoded by the coding sequence ATGCCAATCACACCAGGCGGGATCTTCTACCCCGGACGGGAGACGCCGAACGATCCCACGGTGTGGGCCGCGCAGATGGCTCATTCTATGGATACGGCCGGAGCCGCCCCGCCCGGCGCGGTCGTCGCCTTCGCCAGCAACACGATCCCGAACAACTGGCTGCTGTGCAATGGGCAGTCGGTCAGCCGGACCACCTACTCGAACCTCTTCGCCGCGATCGGGACGACCTACGGCGCCGGCAACGGATCAACAACGTTCGGGCTCCCCGACATGCGCGGGCGAGTGATCGCAGGCAGGAATACCGGCGACTCCGACTTCTCCACCCTGAACCACAAGAACGGCGCCAAGACGCACACTCTGAGCATCAATGAGATGCCGCAGCACCGCCACACCGGAATGTACAAGTTCGGCGGCCAGATGCTCACCTGGCGCGATACCACCGGCAGCGGCACACTCGGCGGTGTCCGCGGCTCGAACGACGGCGAAGAGATCTTCACCGGCCTGACGGGCGGCACGATGGCGCACAACAACCTCCAGCCCTACATCGTCCTGAACTGGATCATCCGAACATGA
- a CDS encoding M23 family metallopeptidase, producing the protein MASATDILPRRNLGPGEQWGRQVEVIVRDEQRAADIDRQDIDGLGRAHASTLDDIARASARLKDALQAIPYPVVASDGSEDFTVSTGWTEVARVSLTAPPGKTLLNVIAFGRAFGRGLVETEVEVTTEEGMFVWPFPLGTVSDEWGDRPEGFHHGIDFAVAEGSNIRATADGTVSISQVWQGSTSNNQDGLGHYVRINHGTPPGGGPELWTGYAHMQSAPPVSAPQGVIQNETIGQVGSTGFSTGPHLHYETWEDGVRVNPREFMDRWEYTSSTTTETIIESADTHLSRLVIGGMTSREFRSTAGVHSPVWGVGMNTSSVIVSLQIRSQTTGIYGSHVDNAATLTVLGSFS; encoded by the coding sequence TTGGCCTCCGCAACTGACATCCTGCCCCGCCGCAACCTCGGCCCCGGCGAACAGTGGGGGCGGCAGGTTGAGGTCATCGTCCGCGACGAGCAGCGCGCCGCCGACATCGACCGACAGGACATTGACGGGCTCGGCCGCGCGCATGCCTCTACGCTCGACGACATCGCGCGCGCGAGCGCACGCTTGAAGGACGCCCTCCAGGCCATCCCCTATCCGGTCGTCGCCTCCGATGGGTCCGAGGACTTCACGGTCTCCACGGGCTGGACGGAGGTCGCCCGCGTCTCCCTCACCGCGCCGCCCGGAAAGACGCTCCTCAATGTCATCGCCTTCGGCCGGGCATTTGGGCGGGGGCTGGTCGAGACCGAAGTCGAAGTGACAACCGAGGAGGGAATGTTCGTCTGGCCCTTCCCTCTCGGAACCGTCAGCGACGAGTGGGGCGACCGGCCTGAAGGCTTCCATCACGGCATCGACTTCGCCGTCGCCGAGGGGTCAAACATCCGCGCCACCGCCGATGGCACTGTCAGCATCAGCCAGGTCTGGCAGGGGTCCACCAGCAACAACCAGGACGGCCTTGGTCACTACGTGCGGATCAACCACGGCACGCCGCCTGGCGGGGGGCCTGAGCTGTGGACCGGCTACGCGCACATGCAGAGCGCTCCGCCCGTCTCGGCACCCCAGGGCGTGATTCAGAACGAGACCATCGGCCAGGTCGGCAGCACTGGCTTCTCCACCGGTCCCCACCTCCACTACGAGACCTGGGAAGACGGCGTCCGCGTGAACCCCCGTGAGTTCATGGACCGCTGGGAGTACACCTCGTCGACCACGACGGAGACGATCATCGAATCCGCCGACACGCACCTGTCGCGGCTCGTGATCGGCGGGATGACTTCCCGCGAGTTCCGGTCGACGGCAGGAGTCCACTCACCCGTCTGGGGCGTCGGCATGAACACCTCCAGCGTGATCGTATCCCTCCAGATCCGCAGCCAGACCACCGGCATCTACGGCTCGCACGTCGACAACGCCGCCACCTTGACCGTACTGGGGTCTTTCTCATGA
- a CDS encoding phage tail tape measure protein, translated as MSIENLSQEAELRLRISSDDPRQILKWVEDLNRKLRDAGDETETVSRLQRNLERALGKTGEAGRDAGKKVADGAREGSKAWQDLQDSLKKVNDEYRKFRQGSLTGEGGGKDVSAYSTDELKRYIAIQDAANANFISDARKRVAEEERGVQRLSDLKQRSLQAEFAAIQRNAAEQKKMIDAGLATASRGIGSAETYQRDALSSRLRSARGAMSDDWTRQYNAALDEASRKTQKFSQGDLPALRYALYDVASTATITSAAIVGIGTVATMTFAKYESAFTNVERTLEPGSIAVERLRGELVQMAREIPLAFEDIAAIATLGNQLGVPADQLREFTELVAKFSTVSGMSADASARAFGKLQNILGLETVEEMSRMASAIELVGVSSAATDEEIIALAQRLGSTATRAGFTMDQIIGLSGALGSLGVAPERAQGVFETYFDSINGALAEGGEQAQAFSVITGRSIEDLNKAVRSGDGFAVFQDFIAGLQGADTVELSTALDTLGLSGLRANEVIGRISQRMPLLQESFNIAAQGASENTELNRQYALILDDLASKWQLFVNSLAGFGAAVGGQVAPAIITLLDGATALLNTLADFANSPLGGFLVSIIAWVGGAVAAFSGLIGIMALAGASVAALSTAIAGLSTTAMGSRIIAIATSIGLIKPAADGSTRSVLSLRGALKLLGAATVVGAALQFVVEVLLDLYSAGNTAIDVLVNVAQAAIWVQQQISNAFSLIGVNLPNGLAKASKELENFRSSAKKEWKNFASDMGWLDDALESTSDSAWDAGDAFNYMGGSADGAGSDLSGLGDTLDETTVKVRTLTDYASDLSGVWKRAFDIRFSGLQGQDAITSGWQKIATGAQDARLAIDDAREAILEHQRTLASIGADRSIKEYWLSVAELYGDEKRAAVLRADLAELDAKANDERKKLTETQRKLSEAQDKASMSLSGNSASAIENRAALLSMVGSYQDYLEALAASGMSQEDLVRRSQQLKQEFINQATQAGFSRSEIDLYTVAFDDLTFALNNVPRQVDIEVNADPALAALREFEARLAESAAQSGTDYGNAFGDAMQSAFSQATDNSLTLMEAEVQRRLLSATVAINNALNSAFGWNTPPSGTYRQSTKPKLGFAGGGYTGDGAKFTPAGIVHRGEYVMPKRVVRNVGVENMAYIHKMGMRGRGYASGGGVGFTARPATTGGMANVVALDVGTMHQLARMLRVELAVDGAMFGRATSNAFSNSTALGAA; from the coding sequence ATGTCCATTGAGAACCTCTCCCAGGAGGCGGAACTCAGGCTCAGGATCTCCAGCGATGACCCGCGCCAGATCCTTAAGTGGGTCGAAGATCTCAATCGCAAGCTGCGCGATGCGGGCGATGAGACGGAGACTGTCTCCAGGCTTCAGCGCAATCTGGAGCGCGCGCTCGGCAAGACCGGCGAGGCTGGCCGTGACGCGGGCAAGAAGGTCGCCGACGGCGCCCGTGAGGGCAGTAAGGCCTGGCAGGACCTCCAGGACAGCCTGAAGAAGGTCAACGACGAGTATCGCAAGTTCCGCCAGGGGTCGCTCACGGGCGAAGGCGGTGGCAAGGACGTCAGCGCCTACAGCACCGACGAGCTGAAGCGCTACATCGCCATTCAGGATGCCGCGAACGCGAACTTCATCAGCGACGCACGCAAGCGCGTGGCGGAGGAGGAGCGCGGCGTCCAGCGGCTCTCCGACCTGAAGCAGCGCAGCCTTCAGGCGGAGTTCGCCGCCATCCAGCGCAACGCCGCCGAGCAGAAGAAGATGATCGACGCCGGGCTGGCTACGGCCAGTCGCGGCATCGGCAGCGCGGAGACGTACCAGCGCGACGCACTGAGCAGCCGACTGCGCAGTGCGCGCGGTGCGATGTCCGACGACTGGACGCGCCAGTACAACGCCGCGCTGGACGAGGCATCCCGCAAGACGCAGAAGTTCTCGCAGGGCGACCTGCCGGCGCTCCGCTACGCGCTCTACGACGTTGCGTCAACCGCGACGATCACCTCAGCTGCCATCGTGGGCATCGGCACTGTCGCCACCATGACGTTCGCGAAGTACGAGTCCGCATTCACGAACGTCGAGCGCACGCTGGAGCCCGGCTCGATCGCCGTCGAGCGCCTGCGCGGCGAACTCGTCCAGATGGCGCGCGAGATCCCCCTCGCTTTCGAGGACATCGCAGCCATCGCAACCCTCGGCAACCAGCTCGGCGTGCCCGCCGATCAGCTGCGCGAGTTCACAGAACTGGTCGCGAAGTTCTCGACGGTCTCGGGCATGTCTGCCGACGCCTCGGCGCGCGCATTCGGAAAGCTCCAGAACATCCTCGGCCTTGAGACCGTCGAGGAGATGAGCCGGATGGCCTCGGCCATCGAACTCGTCGGCGTCAGCTCGGCGGCCACGGACGAGGAGATCATCGCGCTCGCTCAGCGTCTCGGCTCCACGGCCACGCGCGCGGGCTTCACGATGGATCAGATCATCGGCCTGTCGGGCGCGCTCGGCTCCCTCGGCGTCGCGCCGGAGCGCGCACAGGGCGTCTTCGAGACCTACTTCGACTCCATCAACGGCGCCCTCGCTGAGGGCGGCGAGCAGGCGCAGGCGTTCTCGGTCATCACGGGACGCTCGATCGAGGATCTGAACAAGGCCGTTCGCAGTGGCGATGGGTTCGCGGTCTTCCAGGACTTCATCGCCGGACTCCAGGGCGCCGACACCGTCGAGCTGTCCACAGCGCTTGACACCCTCGGCCTCTCGGGCCTCCGCGCCAATGAGGTGATCGGCCGCATCTCCCAGCGCATGCCGCTGCTCCAGGAGTCGTTCAACATCGCCGCGCAGGGCGCCAGCGAGAATACTGAGCTGAACCGTCAGTACGCGCTGATTCTCGACGACCTGGCCTCGAAGTGGCAACTGTTCGTGAACTCGCTTGCGGGATTCGGCGCCGCGGTCGGCGGCCAGGTCGCACCCGCGATCATCACGCTGCTCGACGGTGCGACGGCGCTGCTGAACACGCTCGCCGACTTCGCCAACTCCCCCCTCGGCGGGTTCCTCGTGAGTATCATCGCCTGGGTTGGCGGCGCGGTGGCGGCCTTCTCTGGCCTCATCGGCATCATGGCCTTGGCTGGGGCCTCGGTCGCCGCACTGAGTACCGCCATCGCTGGCCTCTCGACGACGGCAATGGGCAGCAGGATCATCGCCATCGCCACCTCCATCGGACTCATCAAGCCCGCCGCAGACGGGTCGACTCGATCGGTACTCAGCCTTCGGGGGGCACTGAAGCTCCTCGGCGCCGCAACAGTGGTCGGTGCGGCGCTCCAGTTTGTCGTCGAGGTGCTTCTCGACCTCTACTCCGCGGGCAACACCGCCATCGACGTATTGGTCAACGTCGCCCAGGCTGCCATCTGGGTGCAGCAGCAGATCTCCAACGCCTTCTCACTCATCGGAGTCAATCTTCCGAACGGCCTCGCCAAGGCGTCGAAGGAGCTTGAGAACTTCCGCTCCAGCGCGAAGAAGGAGTGGAAGAACTTCGCCTCCGACATGGGGTGGCTCGATGACGCACTGGAGAGCACCAGTGACTCGGCCTGGGACGCCGGAGACGCCTTCAATTACATGGGCGGCAGCGCCGATGGTGCAGGCAGCGACCTTTCCGGCCTGGGCGACACCCTCGACGAGACCACCGTCAAGGTCCGCACGCTCACCGACTACGCAAGCGACCTGTCGGGCGTGTGGAAGCGTGCCTTCGACATCCGCTTCTCCGGCCTCCAGGGTCAGGATGCAATCACCTCTGGCTGGCAGAAGATCGCTACCGGCGCGCAGGATGCCCGCCTTGCGATCGACGATGCTCGCGAGGCCATCCTTGAGCATCAGCGCACCCTCGCCAGCATCGGGGCGGATCGCTCCATCAAGGAGTACTGGCTCTCCGTTGCCGAGCTGTACGGCGATGAGAAGCGTGCCGCGGTCCTGCGCGCCGACCTGGCGGAACTCGACGCCAAGGCCAATGATGAGCGCAAGAAGCTCACCGAGACGCAGCGCAAGCTCTCCGAGGCGCAGGACAAGGCGAGCATGTCGCTGTCCGGCAACAGCGCCTCCGCCATCGAGAACCGCGCCGCCCTGCTCAGCATGGTCGGCTCGTACCAGGACTACCTTGAGGCCCTCGCCGCCAGCGGTATGAGCCAGGAAGACCTCGTGCGCAGGAGCCAGCAGCTCAAGCAGGAGTTCATCAACCAGGCCACGCAGGCGGGCTTCAGCCGCTCGGAGATCGACCTCTACACGGTCGCGTTCGATGACCTGACGTTCGCGCTGAACAACGTCCCCCGCCAGGTCGACATCGAGGTCAACGCGGACCCCGCCCTCGCTGCGCTGCGAGAGTTCGAGGCGCGGCTTGCCGAGAGCGCCGCACAGTCCGGCACGGACTACGGCAACGCCTTCGGCGATGCGATGCAGAGCGCCTTCAGTCAGGCGACGGACAACTCGCTCACCCTCATGGAGGCGGAGGTGCAGCGGCGGCTGCTCAGCGCGACCGTCGCCATCAACAACGCCTTGAACTCGGCCTTCGGATGGAACACGCCGCCGAGCGGAACGTACCGGCAGAGCACCAAGCCGAAGCTCGGCTTCGCTGGCGGTGGCTACACGGGCGACGGCGCCAAGTTCACGCCCGCGGGCATCGTCCACCGAGGCGAGTACGTGATGCCCAAGCGCGTCGTCCGCAACGTCGGCGTCGAGAACATGGCCTACATCCACAAGATGGGCATGCGCGGGCGTGGCTACGCGAGCGGCGGCGGGGTCGGCTTCACCGCCCGTCCAGCGACGACCGGGGGCATGGCGAACGTGGTCGCGCTCGACGTGGGCACGATGCATCAGTTGGCGCGGATGCTCCGTGTCGAGCTGGCCGTAGATGGCGCGATGTTCGGCCGGGCGACGAGCAATGCGTTCTCGAACTCGACAGCCTTGGGGGCCGCATGA